One genomic region from Argentina anserina chromosome 2, drPotAnse1.1, whole genome shotgun sequence encodes:
- the LOC126782656 gene encoding transcription factor RSL3-like, whose translation MEALTFIQEGFYTSEDEDLIMSQLLANYCSVSNDLNRQASSTQIPFAYCPSRHECSAETDVEGITNLYSRRITATHYHSPELYCMWDPNSITNVHFNESEKNAGMDQAMRNCNADHEVVSEISKKRSCPSVDHVQMNKRNVRSKKTDQRPVLTRNIADSCSSGHDEPMNANSHQDMSPKPRFQRGLTTDPQSTYAKKSREKINSRLRILQNLVPNGTKVDISTMLEETVEYVKFLQLQIKLLSSDELWMYAPVVNNGIGIRIHDLLNS comes from the exons ATGGAAGCTTTAACTTTTATTCAAGAGGGATTCTACACTTCTGAGGACGAAGATTTGATCATGTCCCAGTTGCTTGCTAATTACTGTTCTGTCTCAAATGACCTGAACCGTCAGGCTTCAAGCACTCAAATCCCATTTGCATATTGTCCTAGCAGACATGAATGTTCAGCAGAAACAGACGTGGAAGGCATTACTAATCTTTATTCTCGAAGAATTACGGCGACACATTACCATAGCCCCGAACTTTATTGTATGTGGGATCCCAACAGTATCACCAACGTTCATTTCAATGAAAGTGAAAAAAATGCAGGCATGGACCAAGCAATGAGAAATTGCAATGCAGATCATGAAGTTGTGTCTGAGATTTCTAAGAAAAGGTCTTGTCCTTCTGTTGATCAT GTCCAGATGAACAAGAGGAATGTGAGGTCCAAGAAGACTGATCAAAGGCCAGTCTTAACAAGAAATATTGCAGATAGTTGCAGCTCAGGGCATGATGAACCTATGAATGCTAATTCTCACCAGGATATGAGTCCGAAACCCAGATTCCAAAGGGGATTAACAACCGATCCACAAAGCACATATGCAAAG AAAAGTAGAGAAAAAATAAACTCAAGGCTGAGAATTCTGCAGAATCTTGTACCTAATGGAACAAAG GTTGATATCAGCACAATGCTTGAGGAAACTGTTGAGTACGTGAAGTTCTTACAGCTTCAAATCAAG CTTTTGAGCTCTGATGAACTGTGGATGTACGCTCCTGTTGTTAACAACGGTATAGGCATCAGAATTCATGACTTGCTCAACTCTTAA
- the LOC126782650 gene encoding uncharacterized protein LOC126782650: MVVCKCKKATKLYCFVHKVPVCGECICAPEHQICVIRTYSEWVIDGEYDWPPKCCLCRVALDEGTGSETTRLGCLHVIHTSCLVSHIKSFPSHTAPAGYVCPGCSTSIWPPKNVKDSASRLHSKLKEAIMQTGLEKNLFGNHPVSLSESRSPPPAFSSDAGRENIATSSSLAKDESGAGSTILQVTDIVEIEGPNSAGNFIKSTSPVGPGATTRKGAFQVERQNSEMSYYADDEDNRKKYSRRGPFRHKFLRALLPFWGSSLPILPVTAPQRKDGSIATDAPEGRPRHQKSSRMDPRKILLVIAIMACMATMGILYYRLVQRGFGDETPDGEQQ, from the exons ATGGTCGTCTGCAAATGCAAGAAG GCTACGAAGCTGTACTGTTTCGTGCACAAGGTTCCGGTTTGTGGAGAATGCATTTGTGCTCCGGAGCATCAAATATGTGTG ATTCGTACGTACTCTGAGTGGGTGATAGATGGAGAGTATGATTGGCCTCCTAAATGCTGCCTATGTCGGGTTGCACTTGATGAGGGGACTGGCTCTGAAACGACTCGACTTGGTTGCCTAC ATGTTATACATACTAGTTGCCTGGTGTCACATATCAAGAGTTTTCCTTCGCATACTGCCCCAGCTGGATATGTCTGTCCTGGATGCTCCACATCG ATATGGCCTCCCAAGAATGTGAAAGATTCAGCATCCCGCCTTCATTCGAAGTTGAAGGAAGCTATTATGCAG ACTGGCTTGGAAAAGAACTTGTTCGGAAATCATCCAGTTTCATTGTCAGAGTCCCGTAGTCCGCCGCCTGCATTTTCCTCAGATGCAGGGCGGGAAAATATCGCAACTTCATCTTCGTTAGCAAAAGATGAATCTGGAGCAGGGTCTACTATACTTCAAGTGACAGACATAGTGGAGATAGAAGGTCCTAATTCAGCAGGGAATTTTATCAAAAGCACAAGCCCAGTTGGT CCTGGTGCTACGACACGCAAAGGTGCATTCCAGGTTGAGCGTCAAAACTCTGAAATGTCATATTATGcggatgatgaagataatcGTAAAAAGTATTCACGGAGGG GCCCATTCCGACACAAGTTTCTTAGAGCATTGCTTCCATTCTGGGGAAGTTCATTGCCAATTCTTCCAGTGACTGCACCCCAGCGGAAAGATGGATCAATTGCAACAGATGCACCAGAAGGTCGTCCCAGACATCAAAAATCATCAAGAATGGATCCAAGAAAAATACTTCTTGTCATAGCAATCAT GGCATGCATGGCAACTATGGGTATTTTGTATTACAGATTAGTGCAACGGGGTTTTGGCGATGAGACTCCTGATGGTGAGCAACAGTAA
- the LOC126782649 gene encoding mitotic checkpoint protein BUB3.2, producing MTAVPPPSSGRELTNPPTDGVSNLRFSNHSDHLLVSSWDKTVRLYDATANVLRGEFTHGSPVLDCCFHDDSSGFSASADNTVRRFVFNSNKDDIIGKHDQPVRCVEYSYAAGQLITGSWDKTLKCWDPRGANGQERTLIGTYAQPERVYSLSLVGNRLVVATAGRHVNVYDLRNMSQPEQRRESSLKYQTRCVRCYPNGTGYALSSVEGRVAMEFFDLSEASQTKKYAFKCHRKSEAGRDIVYPVNAIAFHPIYGTFATGGCDGYVNVWDGNNKKRLYQYSKYPTSIAALSFSRDGHLLAVASSYTFEEGEKPHEPDAIFVRNVNEIEVKPKPKVYPNAPA from the exons ATGACAGCTGTCCCGCCGCCGTCCTCCGGCCGAGAGCTCACCAATCCCCCCACCGACGGCGTCTCCAACCTCCGCTTCTCCAACCACAGCGATCACCTCCTCGTCTCCTCCTGGGACAAGACCGTCCGGTTGTACGACGCCACCGCCAATGTGCTCCGCGGAGAGTTCACTCACGGCAGCCCCGTCCTCGATTGCTGCTTCCACGACGACTCCTCCGGCTTCAGCGCCAGCGCCGACAACACCGTCCGCCG CTTCGTCTTCAATTCCAATAAGGATGATATAATAGGGAAGCACGACCAACCGGTCCGCTGCGTTGAGTACTCGTACGCCGCAG GGCAACTGATCACCGGTAGTTGGGATAAGACGCTTAAGTGTTGGGATCCTAGAGGTGCAAATGGACAAGAGCGTACTCTTATTGGGACTTATGCACAGCCGGAGCGTgtttactctctctctctggttgGGAATCGTTTAGTGGTTGCAACTGCTGGAAGACATGTGAATGTCTACGATTTGAGAAATATGTCGCAGCCTGAGCAGCGGAGGGAATCTTCGTTGAAGTATCAGACTCGGTGCGTGCGGTGCTATCCTAATGGAACAg GTTACGCTCTCAGTTCTGTTGAAGGACGGGTTGCAATGGAATTCTTTGATCTCTCAGAGGCCAGTCAAACAAAAAA ATACGCATTCAAGTGTCATAGAAAATCAGAGGCAGGAAGGGACATTGTATATCCAGTAAATGCAATTGCATTTCACCCCAT ATACGGTACTTTTGCTACCGGAGGTTGTGATGGTTATGTGAATGTATGGGATGGGAACAACAAAAAGCGGCTTTATCAG TACTCCAAGTATCCAACAAGCATTGCAGCTCTTTCTTTTAGCAGAGACGGCCACCTATTGGCTGTGGCTTCAAGTTACACATTTGAGGAGGGAGAAAAACC CCATGAGCCAGATGCAATCTTTGTTCGTAATGTCAATGAGATAGAGGTCAAGCCAAAGCCAAAAGTCTACCCCAATGCGCCAGCATAA